The following are encoded in a window of Megalobrama amblycephala isolate DHTTF-2021 linkage group LG19, ASM1881202v1, whole genome shotgun sequence genomic DNA:
- the aagab gene encoding alpha- and gamma-adaptin-binding protein p34, with protein sequence MADDQGDEVPTLPCILVTSCDSSFKEEELIRQILGSESLPQASKIEEKVSWFPWTINNKYYTADVSLCVVSSTFDMNAEVARSMQAFIVYFDSKTKDGLNSVNPWLSVVEELAPEVLILVCDHVCDSGVSRHEAQQWCLAHAFELVELNPQDLPDEDDDFPESTGIKRILQALNANVWSSVEMKDEHSQGFGLMSSLVASHHNNPRPSQETLTSQSPSNSTDEGTESQRVENNQNNTVDTAVDPMIDIDIQELANLTAGDADVENFERLFTKLKEMKDKASSLPHEQRKVHAEKVAKAFWMAIGGDQDEIDGLSSGEES encoded by the exons AGATCTTGGGCTCAGAATCACTACCACAAGCTTCCAAAATAGAGGAAAAAGTTTCTTGGTTTCCATGGACAATTAACAACAAATACTACACAGCAGATGTCAGTCTATGTGTGGTTTCAAGTACATTCGACATGAATGCAGAGGTTGCCCGCTCTATGCAAGCATTCATCGtttattttgacagcaaaaCT AAAGACGGCCTTAACAGTGTCAACCCCTGGTTATCAGTAGTGGAGGAACTGGCTCCAGAAGTGCTGATCCTAGTGTGTGACCATGTGTGTGACAGCG GTGTTAGCAGACATGAAGCCCAGCAATGGTGTCTGGCTCACGCATTTGAATTAGTAGAGCTCAACCCTCAAGATCTACCTGATGAAGATG ATGACTTCCCAGAATCCACTGGAATAAAACGAATACTGCAGGCCCTCAACGCCAACGTGTGGTCCAGTGTCGAGATGAAAGATG AACATAGTCAGGGATTTGGGCTAATGAGCAGCCTGGTGGCCTCTCATCACAACAACCCACGGCCCAGTCAAGAAACACTG ACATCTCAATCCCCATCCAACAGTACAGATGAAGGCACTGAGAGCCAGAGAGTAGAGAATAACCAGAATAATACAGTAGACACAGCAGTTG ATCCCATGATTGACATAGATATCCAAGAGTTGGCTAATCTAACAGCTGGGGATGCAGATGTGGAGAATTTTGAACGACTCTTTACAAAATTGAAAGAGATGAAAG ACAAGGCCTCTTCGTTGCCACATGAACAGAGGAAAGTACATGCAGAGAAG GTTGCTAAAGCATTCTGGATGGCTATTGGTGGAGACCAGGATGAGATTGATGGCTTGTCATCAGGGGAGGAGAGTTAA